A single region of the Oncorhynchus kisutch isolate 150728-3 linkage group LG30, Okis_V2, whole genome shotgun sequence genome encodes:
- the LOC116358550 gene encoding uncharacterized protein LOC116358550 — MSTMMAEQRVELRHTKTELGAMEARLRDSESRLTDSESRLTDSESHLAASERQLTDSESRLTDSESRLTDSESRLAANERQLTDSESRLTASESQVEELSKMNEAQAVKLNSMETRSNITESHVEVLKRNSQDRKVAFSASLAAPGQGGNTGPFNTGITLVYRHIYSNIGNAYNPTTGIFTAPVRGLYLFRFYIYGGGDSSVPTTTFLQKNGHQIATAHAHQSSGGINSSNGVSLLLEVGDVVYMYLWAKNKIYDSEYHHSTFSGHLLFTM, encoded by the exons ATGAGCACCATGATGGCAGAGCAGAGAGTTGAgctgagacacacaaagactgaactgGGAGCCATGGAGGCCCgactgagagacagtgagagccgACTGACAGACAGTGAGAGCCGACTGACAGACAGTGAGAGCCATTTGGCAGCTAGTGAGAGACAACTGACAGACAGTGAGAGCCGTCTGACAGACAGTGAGAGCCGACTGACAGACAGTGAGAGCCGTTTGGCAGCTAATGAGAGACAACTGACAGACAGTGAGAGCCGTCTGACAGCCAGTGAGAGCCAAGTGGAGGAACTGAGCAAAATGAATGAAG CACAAGCAGTGAAACTAAACTCCATGGAGACTCGTTCTAACATCACTGAGAGCCACGTTGAAGTTCTGAAGAGAAACAGTCAAG ACAGGAAGGTGGCTTTCTCAGCCTCACTAGCAGCACCTGGTCAAGGAGGAAACACTGGACCCTTCAACACCGGAATCACCCTGGTCTACAGACATATCTACTCAAACATTGGCAATGCGTATAACCCCACTACAG GGATCTTCACAGCACCAGTGAGAGGACTCTACCTCTTCAGATTTTACATCTATGGTGGGGGTGACAGTTCAGTTCCTACAACTACATTCTTGCAGAAGAATGGACATCAGATAGCTACTGCACATGCTCACCAATCTAGTGGTGGTATTAACTCCTCTAATGGAGTGTCTCTGCTGCTGGAGGTAGGAGATGTGGTCTACATGTATCTCTGGGCTAAGAATAAGATATATGATAGTGAATATCATCACAGCACCTTCAGTGGTCACCTGCTCTTCACTATGTAG